A section of the Clostridium omnivorum genome encodes:
- a CDS encoding anti-sigma factor family protein, whose protein sequence is MKCFLIRDLLPFYAEGKVSKETRQLIEEHFIECEKCRQLYEGITEPDLDLNKTIRLEEDMEVKQDREFWRKYYASIYIKGIGIFFAVFIFITLIGIIIKNSLT, encoded by the coding sequence ATGAAATGCTTTCTTATAAGAGATTTGCTCCCGTTTTATGCTGAGGGAAAGGTTTCTAAAGAAACAAGGCAGTTAATTGAAGAACATTTTATAGAATGTGAAAAATGCAGACAGCTCTACGAAGGTATCACAGAGCCAGACCTTGATCTAAATAAGACTATAAGGCTTGAAGAAGATATGGAAGTAAAGCAAGATAGGGAATTTTGGAGAAAATACTATGCTAGTATTTATATAAAAGGAATAGGAATTTTTTTTGCAGTATTTATATTTATCACTTTAATAGGTATTATAATAAAAAATAGCCTCACTTAG